From Microbacterium sp. CGR2:
GGGTTCTGGTGTGGTGGCGGGTTTGTCGGATGCGGAGCGGGTGGAGCTTCTTCGGGGCCTGGGTGAGGCGCATCGGCGGGTGGAGGCGCTGGTGGTCGAGGCGGTGGCGTCTGCTGATCAGGGTTTCGGTGTGGCGTTCGGGTGTCGGTCGTCGAATGAGTTGGTGCAGCGGGCGTTGCGGACGGATGCTGCGGGTGGGGCGCGGGTGGTGAAGGCGTCGAAGTTGGTGCGGCGGGAGACGGAGTTGACGTCGGGGGCTCCGTTGCCGGGCCGGTGGCCGGCGCTGCGGGAGGCGTTGCGGGATGGGACGATCGGGGTGGCGGGGTTGTTGGCGGCGACGGGGCCGTTGGAGCAGGCCGGTCCCCGGATCGGGACTGAGGACCGGTTGCGGGCGGATGCGGAACTGGCGGCCTATGCGCGCGGCATGATGGGCGTGGAGCCGGGTGAGGGTGTGGTGCCGGGTCCGGCGCCGACGCCGGAGGATCTGCGGGTGCTTGCTCAGGTGATCGTGGCGTATCTGGATCCGGATGGGGCGGAGCCCGAGCATGAGCGGGCGGCGAGGTCGCGGGGTGTGCGGTTGTGACGCGCGAAAGACGGCCTGATTCCCCTGTCGGGTCGGTTGCTGCCGGAGGTCGCGGCGCAGTTGCAGCGCATCTGGGATGCATATCTGAATCCCAAGGTCGACGGGCCGCCCTTGCCCGGCGTGCACTTCGCACTCTCAGACGAGGATGATCGTGCCGAAGGCTGCAGCGAAGACACTGATCGGTTCGCGAACACGATGCCGGTCGGGATCACGGACACCCGCTCCCACATCCAACTTCAGCACGACGCCCTCGCCGCAGCGCTCGGTATCGCGGCCCGCCACGACGACATGCCCCGCCTCGGTGGTGCCGCCCCGACCCTCGTGGTATCTGTCACGGCGGAGGATTATGCGACCGGGCGCGGGTGGGCGCACGTCGACGGGACCGACATCCCGGTCACCGTCGGCACCGCCCGCCACACCGCATGCGGGGGCATGGTGCAACGCGTGCTGTTCGACCCGGAAGGGCGGATCCTCGGTATCGGATCGACCGACCGGATCTTCACCGTCCACCAGAGACGCGCGATCACTCTCCGAGATAAAGAATGCTTGATCCCGGGGTGTCATGTCCCCGCATCCTGGTGTGAGATCCACCACGTCCAAGAGCACGCCCGAGGTGGGCCGACCAGCACCGACAACGGGGTCGCGTTGTGCTGGCACCACCACCGCACCCTCGACACATCCGGGTGGGAGATCCGCATGCACAACGGCATCCCCTCCGTCCGCGGACCCGCCTGGTGGGACCCCACCCGACGATGGTGGAACCCGAACACCCACCGCACCGACGGCGCCCACCGCGATCCGCAACGGCAGACCGCGTGACCGGGTGACTGCGTGGCCGCGTGGCCGCGTGACCGCGTGACGCGTGACGTGTGACCGTGTGACGTGTGACGCGTGACGCGTGACGCGTGACGCGTGACGCGTGACGCGTGACGCGTGACGTGTGACCCGTGACCCGTGACGCGTGACCGGGCGACAGTGCCAGACTGAGCAGGTGACGGATGCACGCCCCGCAACCAGCGAACCCGCTCGTCGCGGGCGCCCCGGTTACGACCGTCGAGGACTTCTCGCTGCGGCGGTCGCGGTCTTCAACGAATCCGGTTACGACGCCACGTCGGTGGCCGCACTCGCCACCCGACTCGGACTTTCCAAGGCCGCCCTGTACCACCACTTCTCTTCGAAGGAAGAAATCCTCGAACTGGCGCTCGGCGAAGCGCTCGACGGTCTCGAAGGAGTGCTCGCCGATACGCGAAGCATCCGGGCAAGCGAACGTCTCGCCTCCGTGCTGCAGGGAGCCGTTCGTGTTCTCGCCGCCAACCTGCCCGCGGTCACCTTGCTGCTTCGCGTCCGGGGCAACAGCGAAGTCGAACGACGAGCTCTCGATCGACGGCGGGCATTCGACCAGGAAGTCAGGGAGATCGTCCGCGCCGCGCAGGGCGAAGGTGCAGTGCGGGCAGACATCGACGCCTCGGTCGCCACGAGACTCCTGTTCGGCATGGTCAACTCGCTTGTCGAGTGGTATCGACCCGGCGGAGCGGAAGACGCCGACGCGCTCGCCCGTGACGTGCTGACAGTCGCGTTGGACGGCCTGCGCACCCGCTGAATTCCGGCCCGACGGTGGATCGTGGCGGTCTACGTGGCTGCGGAGATCACGACGAGGGCAAGCGCCAGGAGCCCGAAGCCGGCGCTGAAAGCGGACAGCCCCAGGAGCAGCCCCGCGCCCGGAAGTCCCGCCCCGCGATGGACAGCCCCGCGATGATCAGCCCCGGCCGTCTTGGTCAATGCCGCCGTCACGCGCACCTGCCTCCGTCGCGCGGAGAACCAGAGGACGCACGCCGTGGCCAGTCCGATGACACTGGGTACGAACCCCCATGCATCCGCATCCGCGGGCAGCGCAACAGGAAAGACGCGCAAGGAGAGCAACGAACCGATCGCGATGGCCAACGCGGTCCGGCGCCAAGCCAGTTCGGTCCGTTCCGGCTGCAGACCCGGATCGAACGGCCTCGGCGCGGTCACCGCCACAACACTCCGGCCAAGACGAGCAGGCCGACGACCACCACGACGATCGCAAGCAGAACCGCCGAGAACGCGCCCGGCAACGGCCGCGACTGTCGAAGTGCTCGCTCCGCCCGCATCCACTCCCACCAGGCGAGCGGAGCCACGGCCGTGCCCCCGGCGATGAGGAGCAGCGACGCCGCCAGACGGAAGCCCGGGTGCAGGTCCAGGCCGAGTACTTCGAGGGCGACCCCGCCGGCGATCAGCGCGAGCGCCGTGCGCGTCCACGCCAGGAAAGTACGCTCGTTCGCCAGCGAGAAACGTGGATCGGGTTCCGTCCCGACGCCGTAGACCGAAGCGGGGAATCGTCGCATCGCCTCATCGTAGCCGCGCCGGATCGTGCGACCTCAGTCGATGCGAAGCTCGAACCCCTGCTCAGCGGCGACGACGGAGATGCCGGTCAGGTCGACGACGGCGAACTCGGGGGAGTGTCCGGCGGCATGTTCTCCGACACCGATGACCCGCATACCCGCGGCATGAGCGGCCTGGATGCCAGCGGCAGAATCTTCCAGGACGACACAGTCCGCCGGAGCGACTCCGAGCATCCTCGCGCCGAGGAGGAACCCCTCCGGATCGGGCTTCGATGCCGACACATCCTCCGCGGTGACAGCCAGCGCGGGTACCGCGAGGCCCGCCTCGCCCATCCGCGCGTTCATCAACGGCACGTTCGCCGAGGTGACGACGGCGTGCGGAAACGCTCGCAATGCCTCGAGCAAGGATGCAGCTCCCGCTATCTCCACCACACCGCCGACGTCTCCGGTCTCGTTCGCGAGCATCGCCTCGTTCTCGCGAAGGTTGATCTCGTGGTCCCGTCCGGGAAGCATGATGGCCATGCTCTGGTGACCCTGCCGTCCGTGCACCACGCTGAGGACGGTTTCCGGATCGAGGCCATGCGGCTCCGCCCACGCGAGCCAGAGCCGCTCCACCACCGCGGTCGAATCGACCAGCGTCCCGTCCATGTCGAGAAGAACAGCGCCGGCGGGGATGATGTGGGTCACCACTTCAGGCTACTGCCGAGGACAGCGGCAACTGCACCCCGCTCATTCGCCGCGGAGCGTTCGCGCAGCCTCGGCCGTCCGCTGCAGCGCGTGCACGGTGTACGCATGCCGCCGCTGACCGACTCCGACGAACAGGCAGTCCACGAGGGCGAGCTGGGCGATCCTGCTCACCATCGCCCCCGATCTCAGGCGCGGCTCGCGCGCGTGCGTGAACAGCGCATGATCGGCAGCATCCGCCAACGCGGAGTCGGCAGCGCTCGTGATGCCGATGGTCGTTGTTCCCGCCGAGCGGGCCGCCTGAAGAAAACGAACGGTCTCGATCGTGGATCCGGAGTTGGAGAAGCCGATGGCCACGCTCTTGGTCGCGCCGAGCGCGGCCGCGGCGCTCGCCTCATGGGCGTCGGCGAGAACGATGGCCGTACGGCCGATGCGCAGGAGTTTCAGCCCGAGATCGGATGCCGCGAGCCGGCTCGCACCCACTCCGAACAGCAGGATCCGCTCGGCCTCGTCGATCGCATCGACCGCTGCAGCCAGGACCGCGTAGTCGACGTTGCCGACGGTCTCCTCGATCGCCAGGAGTTCCAGTGCGGCGATTTTCGACACGGCATCGCGCAGAGTGTCGCCGAGTGCGATCTCCGACCCGAATCCGGCGGGGGCGCTGAACTGCGCGGACTCCCGCCCGAGTTCCGCGGCGAGAGCCATCCGCAGCGCGGGATAGCCGCTGAGACCGATCGCCCGGCAGAAACGCACGACCGACGCGACGGAGGTCTCGCAGGCCGATGCGAGCTCGGAGATCGTGCTCTCGATCACCGTCGAGGGGTTCTCGCTGATGACGCGCGCGATCCTCGCCAGTGAGCGCGGCAGCGTATCGGCGGCCGTGGCTATGGTCGTCTGGATGCTCATATGTCTCCTGCGCTCGGTATGAACAATTGTTTCACGCTGGCTCTGTGATGCGTAGACTATTTTCATGACTGTTTCGCCCGGCGTTCTCGCCATCGACCTCGGCAAGTCGAGTTGTCGCGCGGTCATCGCGAGCCCTGAGCGAGGCGACGTCCGTGCCGGAACCGGAGCACCCGGCCTCGCAGCGTCAGACGGCGTCTCGCTGGCGGTCGCCGCGATCCGTCCGGTACTCGCCGACCTCGAACAGGAGTTCGGGGTCGTCGGCGTCGGTGCCGCCGGGGCGTGGGCTGCTCCCGCTGCGGCATCCGATCTCTCGTCGCGCCTCTCCGCGGCGCTCGGCGTCCCTGCCGTCGTGACTTCCGATGTCGTGGCGG
This genomic window contains:
- a CDS encoding DUF202 domain-containing protein, with the protein product MTAPRPFDPGLQPERTELAWRRTALAIAIGSLLSLRVFPVALPADADAWGFVPSVIGLATACVLWFSARRRQVRVTAALTKTAGADHRGAVHRGAGLPGAGLLLGLSAFSAGFGLLALALVVISAAT
- a CDS encoding HAD-IA family hydrolase, translated to MTHIIPAGAVLLDMDGTLVDSTAVVERLWLAWAEPHGLDPETVLSVVHGRQGHQSMAIMLPGRDHEINLRENEAMLANETGDVGGVVEIAGAASLLEALRAFPHAVVTSANVPLMNARMGEAGLAVPALAVTAEDVSASKPDPEGFLLGARMLGVAPADCVVLEDSAAGIQAAHAAGMRVIGVGEHAAGHSPEFAVVDLTGISVVAAEQGFELRID
- a CDS encoding HNH endonuclease signature motif containing protein is translated as MPLSGRLLPEVAAQLQRIWDAYLNPKVDGPPLPGVHFALSDEDDRAEGCSEDTDRFANTMPVGITDTRSHIQLQHDALAAALGIAARHDDMPRLGGAAPTLVVSVTAEDYATGRGWAHVDGTDIPVTVGTARHTACGGMVQRVLFDPEGRILGIGSTDRIFTVHQRRAITLRDKECLIPGCHVPASWCEIHHVQEHARGGPTSTDNGVALCWHHHRTLDTSGWEIRMHNGIPSVRGPAWWDPTRRWWNPNTHRTDGAHRDPQRQTA
- a CDS encoding YidH family protein, which encodes MRRFPASVYGVGTEPDPRFSLANERTFLAWTRTALALIAGGVALEVLGLDLHPGFRLAASLLLIAGGTAVAPLAWWEWMRAERALRQSRPLPGAFSAVLLAIVVVVVGLLVLAGVLWR
- a CDS encoding TetR/AcrR family transcriptional regulator, which gives rise to MTDARPATSEPARRGRPGYDRRGLLAAAVAVFNESGYDATSVAALATRLGLSKAALYHHFSSKEEILELALGEALDGLEGVLADTRSIRASERLASVLQGAVRVLAANLPAVTLLLRVRGNSEVERRALDRRRAFDQEVREIVRAAQGEGAVRADIDASVATRLLFGMVNSLVEWYRPGGAEDADALARDVLTVALDGLRTR
- a CDS encoding MurR/RpiR family transcriptional regulator encodes the protein MSIQTTIATAADTLPRSLARIARVISENPSTVIESTISELASACETSVASVVRFCRAIGLSGYPALRMALAAELGRESAQFSAPAGFGSEIALGDTLRDAVSKIAALELLAIEETVGNVDYAVLAAAVDAIDEAERILLFGVGASRLAASDLGLKLLRIGRTAIVLADAHEASAAAALGATKSVAIGFSNSGSTIETVRFLQAARSAGTTTIGITSAADSALADAADHALFTHAREPRLRSGAMVSRIAQLALVDCLFVGVGQRRHAYTVHALQRTAEAARTLRGE